Below is a window of Malus domestica chromosome 13, GDT2T_hap1 DNA.
aataaaatcattacgtaaaaataattacccaacatacacccatatatatataaccattttttttaaatacaggGTATTAcagaaatcgagtgattcaaaaacaaaaatcatacttctcgatgataTGAAGAGAATGGTGCCTTTCTCGACAGCTAAATCGCCGTTGTTTGGTtggaaaatagcttgaaagtGGTTATCTAGGTCTCGAGTTAGCTATTTTggagccattttccggccaaaccatggcgaATTAGCCTtcaaaaaaggtacatttttcTTCGTcacgtcgagaagtatgattttcttttttgaatcacttgatttcgctgagtattgaagaagttatgaatgtttaaagtttacccagtttcccgcgagttttccagttttcctgcggaccagtcacctttcaggatATTTTCCGTCATCTCTAaaaaccattgggcttccaaataggtataatcttattctacactttcctatcttcatttggatatattatgggttgaatttggttaagaaacgattgagttacgaatcattgaaaattgcccaaacttccggccaagagctctgggacacttaacagagtttttaacggaaggaccaaaataatggatggtggacaatctcagggaccatttatattgattttcaatctcagggaccaaaatgatgtgttatgcaaatctcaggaaccattttggttaaaaagccTTTTCTAAATCCTAAAACTAAGGAGTCATTTATTTTTCAAGCCTAAAGAGTCatgtatgtaaaaaaaaaaaccttaaatgtCTATATATATTGGTCTATATGGTATACTACCGATATTTAAAATCCAATACCAAAGCCATACCTTTAATAGTCAGTTCGGTATAATGCCAACTGATTATAAAAAAATGCCAAAACTCTACCATACCATTATGAACCAACCGATACGGTTCGGTTGGTAAGTCGGTTTGTGGTAAAATTTCCCACCCCTATTCACTTGGCCCGTTTGGTGGGCTAGATGGATTTGAAGAATATGATTGAATTGGTAGGGACATGTAAGACAAATTTGTAACCCATACAATTATAGATTAGATATGTTGaaatatcccacatcgaccataTCAATGAGaaaaaagagtttaaatatcacaacccactccaactaataccgaGACCTTTTATGATAAAACTCCACACTTGACGGATTGTGCATGTGGTAATcaccaagttggggacaatatcggtgttgttggaagtgagTTGTATGGTCCATCTCTTTGATAactctacatggtatcagagcagggaACAAGCCCGTACTGTACTGCCATGTGATGGGTGAGTCCTtttggctccacgtggttgtgGTTGTCGATGTGTGGATCTCACACGTGTGACCCACTAATTGGGTCCCACGTGAGATGACGTGTTGaaatgtcccacatcgaccgtatcaatgagaaaagaagagtttaaatatcgtAACCCTACTCCAACTAATACCTAGgcctttttgtgataaaactccacACCTAACGGATTGTGCAGATGGTAATTGTCAAgttgaggacaatatcaatgttGTTGAAAGTGGGCCGTATGGCCCGTCTCTCTAATAATTCTACAAGATAACCCACTTCATTATGGATTCATAACTCATCATATCCAGTCATGTCCATCTCACATTTTGACACAAAAAATAACGAATTAGACTAAAGTCTATTTTATTTTGTCACAACTTATCCCAACCAGCCCACTAAACATTGTTTGGTGGTCTGGATGAGATTGAGCCTTAGGGATAATAATGGATTGACAAGGACTTGTAAGACATGATTTGTAACCTATGTATAAGGATAAGTTAGATAACCCACACTATTGTGGATTCATAACCTTTCATGTCCACTACTCATATCACATTTTGACACAACAAACAATtgattaaaaggaaaactaatgaaaagggtttgaaaactttgaattttaacgataaggacaaaataaagggtaaattgaatagtaccatgattgactttttagtgtaaaaatgtggtttttcgttaaagtgaacagtaccgggagcttttcgttaaagtttccttgaTTAAACTCAAGTCCATTTTAATTAATCAGTCATCCAACCCATCAAATGGGCTTAATATTTAAACCGGCCATGGATCCCGCCATTGCCGGGAAAACATGAATCATACTGTTGTGTTTGTTAATTTAACCTAGAGCTGGATTATTGTAGATTTGTCGACCACCTCATTTCACGTGACTTTGTGTTTCATGAGGAGCCAAGATCTACAAAGAAATTTGCTGGTATCACGGTCATCAAAAGTGCAAAATTCTTAGTATCTCGCAAAAGGAGATAAAAAGTCGCACGTACCGATATCCTCAGGTTTGTATCAATGGTCGTACAAAGTGCACGAATATAATTAAAAGACTTTGCAAGTGGTTATGCTATTATTCGTATTGTCATGAATTTATGGTAAAACCGAACTTCTTCTTAGTATTAGAAGAGGTTACTTCAACATTCTGGAAATGTATTGTGTCTCTTGTCTCTCCTATTAGAGGTATGAAAACGGTTTACATGAAACTGGTTTCTCCAAGTTAGGCACATTTCTCTAAATAGTAGGCATCTAGCAAGCATCGAAGTTAGGAACATCTCTGAATCGCCATCAATCTTTGAAAACATGTTGCAATAACGTCAAGTATCCTGATATTTTTTATATTCTGGTGGTTTTCAATTCATctttttgccaagaatcctgcAGCTGATGAATGTGATGTATCACTGCAACTGCACAAACGATTAGAAACATACAGTGCCAATTCCCTGTGTGGAAGCAAGCAGCCATAGCTGTGGCGGTATTAAACGAACCAAGTTTTGTTTTCTGGTTTTGGGAAGATGATTTTTGAGTCACAAAAAGGTGGACCACTCGCTTGGTTCCtagcaaggtataaaatatccatgatatcggaaatattggtagtccaaaaacacggaaatttcgatggaaatatcgagatattatcgatatcgataaaaattgaataaaaaccacggaaattgtaagaaaaactgggaaatttttattgaaactttgcagtatgtttatttagtcaattatctattagtttatcacaaacaattgaaaggaaatgcattgcatgatgaattaaactgatttaagttgattatatagcgagctgtcaaacattgtgagtgtagaaaatatgtagtaattaatgaaagaagtttaaacacaccataatcatttatatataatgaattagtacaatattttacactttatacattgcatggtaagatacatgagtgacttagtatcacatagagttcctatgaggttcaaaattttcactatcttcatcatctttatatgtagagtaagtgtattttagcatattttcacaaaaacataagtgatatggtagtcaaggtgttgaaggagtaaaatgggaggggttcgaaTCCCCTTGGTGTTTTAAAGACAAAATTATattagtttcccaaaaaaaaaacacaattatattagtattttattacTTTCTCAAAGACTTATGCCAACATCCACATACATCTTCTCTCTTCCCTAAACGCACCCACACCACACAAATTTCTATCATCCAcctgtgtctctctctctctcttgcccaCATCACTCTCTTTCTCAGCCAAACAAAATCATATGTTCATCTATCCCTacctctctctcactcctctcAGATCTAGGCTTtacctttgtttttttctttgaaacaaaaacaGCAGGGGATGGAGCTGGGGCGGAGATGGGAACAGCGGCGGAGGAACGGGAGGAAACAGCCGGGGATGGAGTCGGGGCGGAGATGGGAACTCCGACGACTCGTCTTCGTCGTCGTCGTCAGTTTCGTGATTCGGAGTTCTGGGTATGTTTCTTAATGGGTGGAGATCCCGAGTCGCCGCCGATCCGTAGTTCCCCTTCAAGGTTCTGATGGAGGAGGTGGTCTGAGTTAGCTCCGaccgtttcacggcaaacggaAGTTATAAACATATTCCTCTCCTCttgtatttcattttgatacctagatcggagtctaagGTGTTCTTTTACAATCGGCTGAAGTTGTAGAAGCTCCGGTGTTCTTCTCCGATTCACACCAGCCtaaaatatcgtgatattatcggtaatatcgcgatattgtcgatattatcgataatatcgcgatattttgatgaaaattcAGTGGATAAGTATTAAAATATCGCTCTTTCACAAAACCGATATtgtcggcgaaatatcgccgataatatcggcattTCAGACCATGGttcctagagagagaaagctagataTCAATCATTCAGTCATCAGAATCACACCATTACTATTTATTACGTTACATGTGTATCAAATTTTTCATAAATACCGACACAACCCTCACTTTTCAGAGTGACTATCACCTCGTCGAGCTCTGTTTTACTGTTATACGTAGTAGGATTATCTTCTCtcccaaatttatttttttttctgtcactTTCTCTCAAactttcttttttgtcttttttttttttatttatttttattttatataaagaaGTCAATAAAAGATATATATGCGACTTAGCTGTTCAAATAGAAAGGAATTGTCGGGATGAATAATTAGAGGAGAAAGAATCTTATTCTTTATTATATTTACAAGAGAGTTGTCGGACAAAACGCAATGAGATCTTCCAAATTCCATATCATTATATAAATATTTGTCTTTAATagtaaaattagaaaaaatttcAATCTAATCTACTAACAATCTCTAAAATAGTACAAACTTGAGGACATTACATTTGATTTAGGAAAAtccttttacttttattttgttagaaaacaatgaattagacttggaaataaactaaaaaaatatatataaagtatTTAGAATTAACAAAAAACTTGACGTAAAATCGAGTGAAGTTATATGGTAGGATTCAAGCAAACTTTTTTTAATATgataattttgttgttgttgttgtacagtAACATAAAAGATATGAAAAAAAACATGCGGAAATCAGTTTGACTGAATGCACATGCCTAGTTTGCATTGCCCTTGAGCTGGCTTTGCGTGCTACCACCATAGTATTTCAGCTCCTCCTCCGGGAATCAAGAAACTTCAAGTTCCGCGGACACGTTGCTACGTCAAATTTACCCTTTTTGTGCCAGTGAAAATGTCAGTTCTCTCTTCCCCTTGCTGTTTTCACCCTCGTATATCAACCAAGTcactgtctctcccaaaacccTACACGTGTCGCCACGTTTGCATCCGTGGCCACCGAACCGTGGTTAAAACTGAACCCACGCCCCATCTAACCACGGTTAACAATGTTAAGTGCCTATGTGTATTTATCAGCAGCAAAGCCCAACCTAAAACATAAGCCCATGGTTAAAACCATTCCCAGCTTCTAGTTTTTGGCTTTTGGCTTCTGGCTTCTgtgttctctctccctctctcttaaGAAAACAGCAGAAGCACTTTCTCAAATGGGGCTCTCGAATTTCCCAAGTGCAGCAGAAGGCGTGCTGCCATTGCTAGTAATGAACACAGTTTTTTCCGTGGCTCTGCTAAAAAACATGGCAAGATCTGTGCTTCAAGTGATGCGTGCCAATATCAATTCCCACACTTTCGACGAGAACTCAGATGGGTGTCCTGAGGaaatttctagagagagaagaatCTCCATAACACAGTTTAAATCTTTCTGCAGAAACGGGGGAAAAACACAGTGTTGTGTCTGTCTCTGTGGGTTCGAAGCAGAGCAAGAAGTGAGTGAGTTGTCCTGCAAGCACTTCTTCCACAAAGGTTGTCTGGAAAAGTGGTTCGACCACAACCACCGTACAACTTGCCCTCTTTGCCGCTCCTTTGACTGAAAAGatgagggttttttggtttttgaggTTTGTGTGTTATGGAGTTTTGGGTTCATCGgctgtacttttttttttgcttatatTATCTTGTTATTTTTAGCATAAAATAGAGAAAGTGTttgccttttggtttatttgtgtGTGCGTCCAAGTACCAAGAGgattaaaagataaaaaataaggAAGGAATTGGGGCATccatttttttagggttttggtttaTCTATTGCCGTGTGTTTTCTTTTCTGCAGCCAAATCTTCATCTGTAGGGGGCAGAAAAAGTATGGGACTTGGGGATTGGGAATTGGATAAAATGGAGAGCTTCTTTTATCGTATTCTTAATAAGGTGCGGTACACTCAAAGATTGCAACATATTAAAAATGGATCGGTACATTGTATGTGGTTGTACAAGttatacatttaaaaaaaaaaaaaaaacctttttcaTATATATTATGACATTTGTTATATTAAGTCatgtttttaataaattaaaaaacttatcGATAATGTggatctaaagtatttacctaccacattaaaaaaaaaaagtgggtgTTAACATGTCTTCAAGAATTCGGCATGTCTAATTTAGAGCATTTTCAagagaaatttcaaattttcagttaaacttataagtgaagagtcTCAAAACAAACTATTTCAACCAATCAATATAACTTTTAATATTCAACAACTATTTCAACCAATCAATTTCACTTTTAATAGTCAACAACACCACCTacgtaataattcaattatcaatttTTATGTCAATTAGTTTACCAAATTTAGTCTCCTAACATCACTCTTTTCAAAACAAccttctctcttttcccttttttttcttgctcAATGGTCCACtattgagttttattattttttcaatatttactgacacaccccgtcccgaaggagggcatgctggccgtcacatgagagtgacgtaaccatttacacagttcggaagcttttaaaatacaattattaaaatggaaaccctcgagggtgagtcctacttttgtgaattctgtcagaataccgttggattcctcgtggccaccaaaactctgctatcaagaatctggaggggcgaaaaacaaaattgagtgggtcagtaaaaccaagcttttcaaaaacatttcgccaaaaataattctaacccctcactgtaaaacctgtataattttcccagaaaatagtataataacataatacttttcataaatctcgaatcatcaatttttctttaaaacccgaaagtatgccatgttttaatttcgaaaacaaaataaatgatgcatcaatgtaacaggtgaaaagttgaattaaccggagaccctgcagttggtcctgtacggttaattccatagctcaacatccaatccaaccggagtcacctcgatgacctgtacggcactacactgcagataagtcggaactacctgaagtagtctgtacgacatggatggtgtaataatacgctctagtgcttctctcatcaatcatctgtgcacataatctaaggtcacccactagtcggaatcacatctagtaatctatacgactagcatgtcggaaccctcacttggtctgtacgacatccacctacttggatccaagacgagcgtgcggtgtggtgaataatataagcacaaacaccatgattgcaggttatgagctatccacaatatacacatcaacaatgcacatgaataatataaaactcaCTTGATACTTacttgtgcgtccacagcaccaattcacatatatatatgcatcatacatcaattcatgcttttcatatacttctatgcatggcatttcaaatcatacttttcatataaatctatccatggcattttaaatcatactttcatttaaattcaatttctgggaaaactcaatagtatataggtaatacgaaaacaaaactgcccactcacctggagttcgccctacaactccctagcacaacacatcaaggcgtcatgacgatcgccgcctagaacaataatcaaatccaacctcagaaatcatatcgatagaatataacttatataaaacacatcaTTACGCAGTTCGATCCGAAAGATCTGtaactcagattttaaatccataacttccagaggtccacaatatatctctaggacaacatcctgaaatttcattaccatccaacggtcggatctccgtcaatttccaaaactaagtgacggttaacattttattttatgaacttacaactccaattctggacgatccgtaactcggattcccaatccgtaagttccaataatcctcaaatattacgtattacaacgtatcaatgtttggtgacgatccaacggttggatcgtcaattcacattttcacctaaatgcgaaaactataaaacgttatttaaagcacctaaccaataatcgtaataactttctcatacgatgctcaatttgggtatatgaatataccacagtgatctactcgacgtcacgaacgtcgatatatttttagattatttttttgatgtgccacgcgcccccacgcgcccttcttcttccttgggtcgccggactggtttttttGGCGAccgttttccggccaatttTAAAAcctcttgttctccttcgtttttcacccattttcttcgtattttatatcaaattgaagccccaaacatgtagaatcacgatagactagtttaaggctctaaaaattaagaaatctcaccggaaaattcccaagaaattcggccaaaatggaaccacgtgatcccgacgtccaaatccttcaaacgaagtactccgagcctccttaggacttcactaagctcactacaagcttagaattccctgaaacacgacattttacgtgtgcatgaacagtaactaaaaaatggaggttcgggtttCCCGTGATTccgagggtttcacttcctaaaactagtaccaatgaactcagaacgtcgaaaggatgaagatgcataccttggttgcctcgatccgtcgagtttTTGGAGggtttgggtgtgtgtgtgtgtgaggtcgagggagagagacagagaatgCTACGAGAGGGAGAGAAGACAGGGAGTGCGTGTATTTCTTAAccatttttcttgaaaacaattttctttaagactcaaaaacttatttggtttgtgatttaaaaattctaaatcttacaacttaaactggacaaagAGATCCAAAAAGAGGGGgtctgagagagaaagaggatagaagaggaaagaaagtaagagataatTGGAGGAATGAGAAAGAAGTGAGAGGATCggaggagatagagaggaagatgagCGAGAAAAAGAaccgagagaatgaagagagcggattggaggagagaaaaaaaaggtaaaaaaaaaaaaagaaagagaagggtgagagagagaataaaagagagagatttggagtgagaggggaggagggagagaaaaaaaaagaatccgtttaagtttaaaaactctataaacttacttttttctatttttagagAATAAACTATAGtttttagttagtcttgagttcagtttttaaaaatagtcctaccaaacaagtttttaagacATTTCGGATTTTCTTTCAGCAGGTAATTAAAGCTTTTTatttatagttttggacctttcgGTTCAGTAACTGAGCATATTGTTACCCTAAAACATCAGTGCAGAGAGGTTTGCAATGACTTGACACTTAATCTTTTTAAGCTCCTTTTGATATCCACTCAGCTTTCCACACTCCATTGCGTTTCCATCTCACATTGTCATCAAATCCATGGCAGTACTGAAGGCCATGATCCTCATCACAGTCACCCCATATCCTGCGCTCGTATCTGGTTTCCTGCACTCTCATCGTTGCCGGAAGAAGCTGCACCTCCTGGAAACTAGCTTCATATTCAGCGTTCTCCAATTCCATTAATGCAGTGTTGAAGTTCATAGCACCACCAGCACCATGAGAAAACTCGGGAAGTAACTTTTGGCCCGACCATCTGTATTGGTTTGTGTTTTCGGCACGCCAGCTGCCGCCATGCAGCTGCAGAGCCTGCCTCCCGTCAAACATGGAATTTCGCTTTATGAACTGAGAGTCGAGGCGTAAAGAAGGCACAATTGGCACACCTGAAATATGGCTGCTATGATAGTGATAGTCATCTTTTGAGTCCCAAGCTGCCTCCTTGTGCATGGAGTAGCTGCTCTCTTGAGCCTCTTGGCGCATGCCGTAGCTCTGATGCTGCTGCTGAAACCCGAAGGCACGACGCATTTTTCTTCCGATTGCTGCGTATATCTGTATGACTTCAATCTGGGTTCTCTCCCTCTTGTTTGGGTGCAATTTATAAGGTTTGTTTTAAATGTAAATAAAAGTTGTAATTTGTTAAGAATGCATATCAAATCCGTATATTTGATAATGTATGGATAGCATTGAACATATTCCAGTCAATTGGATAATAAAATAACTACACCAGAAAAGGGATAGATTCTCATTGTAGCTAAGGATCCTTATTTCATTTTCAAGAAACGAACAGGGCGAATGCTTCTATGATGTTTCGAACATTTGATTAACTAGATATCCACCTTACTCGAACAAAAGAGACATACGTACAGTGGCACCCCTGGTGTTGGTAAGCCCTTTCCGACTTGCGCACAAACCATAAAAAGCGAAACTCGACAAAGAAAACGAATAACTTGCAGGGAAATGCAGATCATTGACATAACCAATGgagaaaaaaatattagttCCACTGAATATCTTGAACCAAAAGAAGATTGACAGGAAAACAGAACATGCAAAATTGCACATACTGCACTATCTAGTGATGCATTTTGATCAATAAAAAGATCTACAAGCAATTCAGATGTCACAAATAAAGTCAGTTCATCGCATAAACAAAGAATTTGTCTCATAAACAAAACTTCCCAGCAAGGGGAATGCAGGGCTGTTGTACTATCTTTTCGGGATATCTGGGGAATCACATGATACACCAGCACGCTGTGAAACTGTTCCCAGCACAGCAGGCTCCCTCTCAGTAGATACTAGATAGACATGCTCCGCCCGCTTATACTAAACCCAACTCCGGTAAAAGTTATGTACAAAACCATTACCCTAAGAACTCATAAGTCTGTCCAGCCCCCAAACATTTCCAAAGAATGATGTAAATTTAGCCGAGCATGAGGCATAGCTATGTCAGCGACACACCAGTCATCGTTGTTCAGTTGAACCCTTCGTGAGTAGGCACAGAAGCTGCATGGCCAACTATCTTTACAGAAACAGACATCAAACCTTGCTGAAACAAAggtcactcactctctcttctgCAATTCCCAGGCAAGAGAAATTTATACTTCTCTGCATTCTCCAACAGAAAGGAAGGAAGATGGACACCAGAGAAGGAATGAGGAATAGGTCCCATTTTCCCGATGATTTCCTTGAAGGTGTACTCTTCGGGAAGCATATCAAATAAATCAGACCCCTTGCAGATCACTTTCTGAACTCTTGTTGGGTTTAGATACTTTGAAAACCTGACTCTATCATAATGGCTGTATGCTTTCATCTTGAAGATGAACTCAGTGATATAGCGGAAACAAAAGCTACAATGCCACCCTGCATCTGCTAAGATGTCATCCGTCTGGCGATAGTGCGCATACTTTGTCACCCCTTCCCGATACCTGTGTACTGAAGCTCTCCAACTGTTATTGTCCACCAGAAATTCAAAGGAATAGAGATAGTTCTTCAACTGAAGATGTAAGATTTGAGGAACTTCATCACACCACCTGAGAAGATTGATGGTGTGTCTGCTTGGGATCTCATCGACGTCAGACATTATCAACAAGTCGTCCTCAGTAATACCAGCTATTTTGAGAAGCTGGTCCAGTGCTACCCGTTGATATGCCTCCTCAACAAATGGATTTTCCCCTCTCTTGAATCTTCCTCCAAAAGTCCCATAAGTTAACCGGGGCTCCACAAACTTGAACTGCTCGCGATAACGGGAGAAGAACAGAGGCTTTGGAAATCCAGTAAATGTTGAATTTGACTCAAGGAGAACAAACTGTGTTATGTAGGGGTACAATTCTTTCCATCTTATGGTAAGGATGTCCATCTCATTACTGAACAACACAGCATCAAAGACACGCCTAGGGTACTCACGGATCCCCCAACCATGAAGCTTGCAGAGGTTCTCCATGGACACATTCTCGTGATAGTAGTGTGGAATATCATGGAAAGGTTTGGGTGGTGATTCCCATAGCGGCCGCAAGAAGTATGAGATCTTCTGTCCATGCACGTAAATGCCAAAGATACACAACGGAATAAGTGTAAACAGAATGAGGAGAACTTTGAAGTCAACTCCACGTAGAATGCAGCGAACTCTTGCCATGCTCAACATTCTGCCTGATTCCTGCACAATCGTAAAGGCAATATTTGTCAGACGCAAGACAAACGTGAAATCCACCGATCAAGAAATTCCAAGAACTTGCAGTAATTCAGGCATAGATTCA
It encodes the following:
- the LOC103414318 gene encoding probable E3 ubiquitin-protein ligase XERICO gives rise to the protein MGLSNFPSAAEGVLPLLVMNTVFSVALLKNMARSVLQVMRANINSHTFDENSDGCPEEISRERRISITQFKSFCRNGGKTQCCVCLCGFEAEQEVSELSCKHFFHKGCLEKWFDHNHRTTCPLCRSFD
- the LOC103414319 gene encoding uncharacterized protein; translated protein: MWWMMGEGGGQYCSKKTDDICDNVCGQESGRMLSMARVRCILRGVDFKVLLILFTLIPLCIFGIYVHGQKISYFLRPLWESPPKPFHDIPHYYHENVSMENLCKLHGWGIREYPRRVFDAVLFSNEMDILTIRWKELYPYITQFVLLESNSTFTGFPKPLFFSRYREQFKFVEPRLTYGTFGGRFKRGENPFVEEAYQRVALDQLLKIAGITEDDLLIMSDVDEIPSRHTINLLRWCDEVPQILHLQLKNYLYSFEFLVDNNSWRASVHRYREGVTKYAHYRQTDDILADAGWHCSFCFRYITEFIFKMKAYSHYDRVRFSKYLNPTRVQKVICKGSDLFDMLPEEYTFKEIIGKMGPIPHSFSGVHLPSFLLENAEKYKFLLPGNCRRESE